The proteins below come from a single Candidatus Bathyarchaeota archaeon genomic window:
- a CDS encoding ribonucleoprotein — protein MMMEPSKKPLNVLIKQLHGNIEVVLKNGYEYKGKMIKCDGHMNLLLEGATECKEDQLMTNYGNVLLRGNNILYIVLNANIH, from the coding sequence ATGATGATGGAACCAAGTAAAAAACCCCTAAACGTACTGATTAAGCAGTTACACGGCAACATCGAAGTTGTTCTCAAAAACGGCTATGAATACAAAGGTAAAATGATAAAATGCGACGGGCACATGAACCTGCTCTTGGAAGGCGCCACCGAATGCAAAGAGGACCAGCTCATGACCAACTACGGTAATGTGCTGCTCCGCGGAAACAACATCCTCTACATCGTTCTAAACGCCAACATACACTAA
- a CDS encoding serine/threonine protein kinase, with translation MSSAEIAVQVYRELESEDLRILNIIEAAMAKHEFVPTEQIQNYARVPLDRVTFILGKLNKLGLIYQSRGAYVGHTLNYAGYDCLAINALVKADIIASFGQTLGVGKEADVYDALSPTGKRIAVKFHRLGRISFRQTRRKRGYIREHSTWLFQSHLAAEKEYEALKLAYVSGVSVPEPISQNRHVIAMGMIEGGELSRYRDIGKPQKVLREILLNIKKAYTKAHLIHADLSEYNIVLQPDGRVLIIDWPQAVKTDHANAAELLERDLRNVLVYFSRKFRVELTVKEACEYVTGEARKLPV, from the coding sequence ATGTCGAGCGCCGAAATTGCCGTGCAAGTCTATCGGGAACTTGAAAGCGAGGACCTCCGAATCCTCAACATCATCGAGGCAGCCATGGCAAAGCATGAATTTGTCCCCACCGAGCAAATCCAAAATTACGCCCGGGTGCCCCTTGACCGCGTCACCTTCATTTTGGGTAAACTTAACAAGCTGGGTTTAATCTACCAGAGTCGCGGCGCCTACGTGGGCCACACCCTCAACTATGCAGGATACGACTGCCTAGCCATAAACGCCCTGGTTAAAGCCGACATCATTGCCTCTTTTGGGCAGACTTTGGGTGTAGGCAAAGAAGCCGACGTGTATGACGCACTCAGCCCCACGGGGAAGCGTATTGCCGTCAAGTTCCATCGGCTGGGCAGAATCAGTTTCCGCCAGACCCGCCGAAAAAGAGGCTACATCCGAGAGCATTCAACTTGGCTGTTTCAGTCGCATTTAGCGGCGGAAAAAGAATATGAAGCGCTAAAGCTTGCCTACGTCAGCGGGGTTTCGGTGCCGGAGCCGATTAGCCAAAACCGCCATGTCATCGCCATGGGCATGATTGAGGGCGGAGAATTGTCCCGCTACAGAGACATCGGTAAACCCCAAAAGGTGCTGCGGGAGATTCTGCTAAACATCAAAAAAGCTTACACAAAAGCCCATTTAATCCACGCTGACTTAAGCGAATACAATATTGTTTTGCAGCCCGATGGACGCGTGCTCATTATCGATTGGCCCCAAGCCGTCAAAACTGACCATGCTAACGCAGCGGAGCTTCTGGAGCGGGATTTACGCAATGTGCTGGTTTATTTCAGCCGCAAATTCCGCGTAGAGTTAACTGTGAAAGAAGCCTGTGAATATGTAACTGGGGAAGCTAGAAAGCTACCCGTTTAG